One Myxococcota bacterium genomic window, TCCGCGAGCTTCGACAACAGCGCCACCACCGCGGTCTCCACGCGCAGCACGCGCGGGCCGAGCCCGACCCGCTGCGCGCCGGCAAGGACGAGCGCCTCGAGCTCGCCGTCGAGGAAGCCGCCCTCGGGACCGACCACCAGCACGCAGCGGCCCGCCGGGACGGGCGCCGCCGGCGCATGACCCGGGTGCGCGGCGAGCACCGGAACTCCGGCGGCGAACGCGGGCAGTGTCTCGGCGGCGAAGCGGCGGAAGCTGCGCTCGTGCTCGACCGTGGGCACGAGCGTGTCGACCGCTTGCTCGAGGCCCAGTGTGAGCTGCTCGTGCAGCGCTTCGGGCCGCAGCGCCGAGCTCTGCCAGTAACTCTTCTCGACGCGCGCGCTGGCGAAGAACAGGAAGCGTTTCACGCCCAGCGCCGCGCCCTGCTGCAAGACCTTGCGCACGCTGGGCGGGCGCGGCAGCGCGAGCGCCAGCGCGGCGGGGTGGGGCGGCGGAGGCTCCCGGTCGAGCGTGACCTCGAGCTCGAGCGCCTGCGCGTCGATCGCGGCCACGCGCCCGCGGCCCAGCCGGCCGCCCAGCCGGCCCACCACGAGCTCGTCGCCGGGCTGCGCGCGAAGTATCTCGCGCGCGTGGCGCAGGCGCCGCCCGTCGACCCGCACGCGGCCGGGCGCCGTCTCGTCTTTCGCGTCGAACAACAGAACGTTCAAC contains:
- a CDS encoding 16S rRNA (uracil(1498)-N(3))-methyltransferase, with the translated sequence MNVLLFDAKDETAPGRVRVDGRRLRHAREILRAQPGDELVVGRLGGRLGRGRVAAIDAQALELEVTLDREPPPPHPAALALALPRPPSVRKVLQQGAALGVKRFLFFASARVEKSYWQSSALRPEALHEQLTLGLEQAVDTLVPTVEHERSFRRFAAETLPAFAAGVPVLAAHPGHAPAAPVPAGRCVLVVGPEGGFLDGELEALVLAGAQRVGLGPRVLRVETAVVALLSKLAD